Genomic DNA from Coregonus clupeaformis isolate EN_2021a chromosome 9, ASM2061545v1, whole genome shotgun sequence:
agtgattactggggtagcagtaaatgtaaaagttgaccaactgaaggggaagattcccggtgtttgtgatgcttgtTGTTTGGTGCGACAcaaacagggtggcgagagtggggaaacagaagagtcattgtctgttcttttgagttctGAAGTTGAgactttgcccgacaaagtgaagttaggatatacagtggggagaacaagtatttgatacactgccgattttgcaggttttcctacttacaaagcatgtagaggtctgtcatttttatcataggtacacttcaactgtgagagacggaatctaaaacaaaaatccagaaaatcacattgtatgatttttaagtaattcatttgcattttattgcatgagttaagtatttgatcacctaccaaccagtaagtacATCTTCCGTTCATTTGGGGCTGGGGCTCATAGGTTCATTTACACAACTCTAACCACGTTTCCAGCCAACCATTTCATTCTGATTAATTACCTCACGTATGAATTTCTTTTTATAAATACctacagataatttgttcgttcgacatctTCGGCGCCCGGaatgcagttgttgttgggggttaactgccttgctcaatggcagaACGGTAGATTTTTCAACCTTGctggctctgggattcgaaccagtgacctatcagttactggtccaacgctcttaaccgctaggcttaaCCGCTAGGGTGGAGATTAAGGTATAGTTTCACCCACATTTCTAAATTATGTACTTGGAGGGAAGGGTTGAACAAATGCAAGTTAGGGAGGAAATAGCAAAATGAACAGGGGCGGCCATAGCTTCAAGCTTAGAAATGCAGGCCGATATTCGAAAGCCTGAGCTGCCTGCGGGGAAATCTGCAGGGAGTCATCCGTCAGCCAGAGGGTTACTATCTACAATATCTCTGTATACTACCTATTGCAGTGgtgcccttcagcaaggcactttacccctAAGTACCCATGAGCTGCTCCCagcctgtgatgtgtgtgttatcTGTAAGGTTGGTCACTGTGACAGAATATCTGTGCAAATGACCAATAAAGCAAGTATGGTAAAATGAAGGCCAGACTATCTATGGTAGCTGTGCATATAATGTTTCTAGTCCCAAAGTGGTTGCAtggttccaggctgtatcacaaccggccgtgattgggagtcccatagggcggcacacaattggcccagcgtcgtccgggtttggccggtgtaggccatcattgtaaataataatttgttcttaactgacttgcctagttaaatacaaataaataaataaatgaaggtTGTACTATTGGTTATCGACGACAATGTGGAAGACGTAGATTCTGTTTCACACAGGGTCAATGAAGATCAGTGTCCCCCCCCTCAAAGCTCTGTCCCCACTCTCAACAATGAATATTTCAGTTTTACTTACCCTCAAACTTTGGAATCAAAGAGGCCAGGTTCCACTCATTCAGCGTATCTTTACAAAGCTGTCCATTCATTGGCCTTGACCTCAGCATTAAAGTACAGAAATTAAAACATGTtagaaacatagctagctaaacTACCTTGGCTACATCAAATTTAAGGTAAactctaatgttagctagctagcagaatTTGCATCCATCCTCCTCAACTTCACAAGTCCAACTAAAAGCTGCCACTGTCAGAAAGCATTGAAAACCAGTACAGTAACGCTAGCTAACTCAATCACCATGCAAGCATGAGATAAGCCTGCCAAATAACTTGGTTAAATTAACCCAGGTGGAGAATTAGTCATATCTAGCTATGGTAACTTAGCTAATGTTTGCTAACGAGTGAAACAGTGTCCGAGACAGTCCATAAGACGTGTCAGACTTAGCTAgctgaggtagctagctagctaactttagctagctacagtaccgtTACAGACACAAGCCAAACGTAGACAAAAAACATACATTTAGTTATATTCCGCGACAACACTTCAGTAAGCTAGCATCGCGAGAATGGTCCcgaggctaacgttagctaactttacCACAACCATAGATATTAGCACAgaaaatggctagctagctaatggccGTAGCTAGCTACTTAATTATGATAGGACACCCTATTTAACCTGAATGACCATCAAATTCATAATGTGGAAAAATACGTAGTGTGTACTGTACGTTCGTATCGTGGTGAAGCGAGAACTTTCGGACCGAGTTAGCCAAGAACAAAATAAGAAAGTTGAGAGAAAGGTAGCGATGCCAGACTCCTGGTGCGAACCAGGAGTACGGTGGAAGTAACTTTAGACAAAGATTCGGTTGGAGAGCCTCGTAAATGGCATCCCTTGAGAAAGCAAGAAcaagatgtacagttgaagtcggaagttcacatacacttaggttggagtctttaaaactcgtttttccaaccactccacacatttcttgttgacaaactatagttttggcaagtcggttaggacatctattttgtgcatgacacaaataatttttccaaaaattgtttacagacagattatttcacttataattcactgtatcacagttccagtgggtcagaagtttacatacactaaattgactgtggctttaaacagcttggaaaattccagaaaatgatgtcatggctttagaagcttctgataggctaattgacatcatttgagtcaattggaggcgcacctgtggatgtatttcaaggcctactttcaaactcagtgcctctttgcttgacatcataggaaaatcaaaagaaatcagccaagacctcagaaaggaaactgtagacctccacaattctggttcatccttgggagcaatttccaaatgcctgaaggtaccacgttcatctgtacaaacaatagtacgcaagtataaacaccatgggaccacgcagccgtcataccagatgaacgtattttggtgcgaaaagtgcaaatcaatcccagaacaacagcaaaggaccttgtgaagctgctggaagaaacaggtacaaaagtatctatatccacagtaaaacgagtcctatatcgacctaacctgaaagtccgctcagcaaggaagaagccactgctccaaaactgccattaaaaagccagactacggtttgcaactgcacatggggacaaagtactttttggagaaatgtcctctggtctgatgaaagaaaaatagaactgtttggccataatgaccatcgttatgtttggaggaaaaaggggtcgccttgcaagccgaagaacaccatcccaaccgtgaagcacggggtggcagcatcatgctgtgggggtgctttgctgcaggagggactggtgcacttcacaaaatagatggcatcatgaggaaggaaaatgatgtggatatattgaagcaacatctcaagacatcagtcaggaagttaaagcttggtcgcatatgggtcttccaaatggacaatgaccccaagcatacttccaaagttgtggcaaaatggcttaagaacaacaaagtcaaggtattggagtggccatcacaaaggccggacctcaatcctattgaaaatgtgtgggcagaactgaaaaagcgtgtgcgagcaaggaggcctacaaacctgactccgttacaccagctctgtcaggaggaatgggccaaaattcacccaacttattgtgggaagcttgcgaAAGGCTACCCGAagcatttgacccaagttaaacaatttaaaggtaatggtaccaaatactaattgagtttatgtaaacttctgacccactggcaatgtgatgaaagaaataaaagctgaaagaaataattctctctactattattctgacatttcacattcttaaaataaagtagtgatcctaactgacctaagacagggaatctttactaggattaaatgtcaggaattgtgaaaaactgagtttaaatgtatttggctaaggtctatgtaaacttccgacttcaactgtagctagatTGCTTGGTTTCCATTTTCCAACAGATGTTTCTAGTCCCCTTGATTGGTCATCAACCATTACTGGTCTTGGAACTCATGTGTTCACCAGAAACGGCTTCAGGTAAACTGTTTGCCACTAGTAGCAATAAATATTATTGTCGCCAAAGGTTTGCCGCAGAATCACCACTAGCCGGCAAACGTTTTCAAACTTGTGGCAACATTTTGTGCCACACTATTTAGTTTCTAGTACATTTGCCATAAACCTGCGGGAAGTTTGCAGCAACAAATTCATTTTTGTAAGGgtttgtgtatggaacatttctgggatattttatttcagctcatgaaacatgggaccaacactttacatgttgcatttctgtTTTTGTTCAGTAGAGTATAACTCAGAGTAAGGATTGGGGAGGTGGTCTTTAGGAGGAAGTCCTTAGTAAGAAAATGTGTATTTGCTTTCCTTGTGACAACTACAGTTGTAGAGAAGCGCATTAATACTAGAGATTTTCACACCCTTTTATTGACCATGTGTTTGTTTGTCATACAGTCAAAACAATAACATAAACATGTTTTACCTTAGAGAGCTCGGAAACAAAGAAAGTTGATCATAAAATGCAAATACTGAGATTAAGCAATACCGTAGTTCAGCAAAGAACACCaatactgtaataataataataacaacaatcaaagttaaaataaatataatataataatgtatttaatgtcTGTCTCTCATACAACTCCTTATGGCACTCATTTCCTGTGCGGCTGTCAGTAGTAAAGTTGTTAAAAATAAGATACATTTTTGAAAAATATTATGTATTCATacatgtgtgtactgtatgtgtatctgtgtgtttgttttgaaTAAACATGATGCAAGAATAGATCAATTAAATCAAAAGTCACATACTGTTCAGACAAAATGTTTCACTTCctggaataaacaaaacaacagtgTTGTACGGATGGAGTGAGAAAACAATAACATGAGGGAGCCAATCAGATTCCAGCCCCCACCGCACATTCCCTCCGATTTAATCTCAGCAGTAAATAATCTGATTGAAAGAGTGGCCTGTGGGCATGAAAACACAACCGCAGTCTCTCCATCCCCATCCTGACTATACTGTACACACAGCACAGCTaatacctcctctcctccagtgctGCTAGCAGAGCCCAGAGAGAACGATCAGACTCAATCGAGTGCGGAGTTAGTACATCCTCCTGGTCCAGCAAGGCGTGTGTAGAGGGAGCTAGGCCAAGTCCAAACCAATTGAATGAAGAAAAGCCACAAAATGTTGTTCAGCTTTATTAGCCCGTGGATCTCAGATTTTAGACAACACAAGGAATCAGGTGAAAAGAGCACGATTTCAAACTCCAGTGAACAAGATTACCATAAATTACATTGTAAAGCTAAAGTGTATAAAATATCAGTCATTTATTTAGTTCTCATCAGTATGTTTTCTCATCAGACCTAATTAGAATAGACAGTGTTTCACAGTAATGATAACGACTGAAGTAAAACAACTGTTCAAATCCCTCTTAGCTTGTTTATCCCAACGAGTTAAGCCAACCCTACACACGGTTTGATAAATTGGCACATTAATAAATAACATAACTTAAACGCCCCCGCTTTAATGTCCTTTTACTGTTATTGCAGTCCAGTTAGTCTGAAAAAGTAGGATAACATTTAATGTACAGAGCTGGCTAGGATTATTTCTATACATCACTTCGTTGGTATGTAAGACACACACTAGGGGGACACACGTCTCACCCTCACAATTTAACACACACTAGGGGGACACACGTCTCACCCTCATAACATAATCCACACTGACATTAAGAACAGAATCATAATCTGCAGTTGTATGTACAAGACAAGATCAAGCCATCACCCCAGTTGGTCTTCCTTAAGAAGcagctagtctctctctctctctctctctctctctctctctctctctctctctctctctctctctctctctctctctctctctctctctctctctctctctctctctctctctctctctctctctctctctctctctctctctctctctctctctctctctctctctctctctctttctctctctctctcctctctctctctctctctctctctctctctctctctctctctctctctctctctctctctctctctctctctctctctctctctctctctctctctctctctctctctctctctctctctctctctctctctctctctctctctctctcaaaaataGCATGTAGAAACAGAGCAGAGGAATCCACCACAAGCCCTTTATTTCCTATGTTTTTATGGCCTATAACATGTTGTTCCCCTCTCTTCCATCACTCCTCCACTTCCAAACCATGATGTGATGGATGGCATACTCTATAACTTGGACCATAACTTGGGATATGATCTGCTCCGTTCCCTTTCTGGTGATAAGGCTGGGGATTGGTGGAGAGTGGCAGTAGTGGGAGGAGCCTCCATAGCCCCTTATCCTTATCACCATGGTTTCTTGGTTTCTTTAGCAGCAACTACAGAAAGTCTGTTATTTGTTATTCAACGGTACAGTTGATGTGGTGGAATTCAACCGGAGGGTGATTTTGTTAGACCGGAGGGTGGTTTAGTTAGATCGGAGGGTGACTTCGTTAGACCGGAGGGTAATTTAGTTAGACCCGAGGGTGGTTTAGTTAGACTGGAGGGTGGTTTAGGGTAATCCAATACGAGTCCAGACAGAGTAGGGTCAACATCCTACTCACCACAGACCAAGCAGAATGAGGAGAGGATAGATTTTGTTTGATGCTTATCTTTTCTCCAGTTAATGTGTGGTTATAACTGAGCATAAGACCGAGGGACATGGGAGCAGTAGTTGTCGAGCTGCAGTCCCACTATCTGTCCCCATTCTATTTATCTATCCGTATCCATAAGTCCTCCATGCCATGAGGTGGCGCCGATTCCACTAGACGTCAGTGCTGATGCTGCAGCTGCGGTTGAACATGTCCCTCATGGTGACTGACCGGGTCAGGTTCAGTTTGTGGTAGTTGGGCATTTCTAAGGGCAGTTCCAGGTCGTGCTGTTGGATGCTACGGTAGCTGATACGGTCGCCGCCGTTCCGATGGCCGTCCGGGTGCTGCAGGTAAAAGGGCAGCTCATGGTGTGTGCACGATGGGCAGAATGTCTGCGAACGCGTCAGTTTCCGCGCTGAAGGCGGTGTGAAGAGGGTGGGGCCGTTAGGGGTGGAGGCGGCGACCGCCGCTGCCACGATGTTATGGTTGGAGTGGACTGGCGGGAGGCGGGACGTCACCGCGAagtcgggctcctcctcctccgactCCAACTCCTCCTTCTTACAGCAATAATACTGTCCGGGAGAAAAGACACAAGGAGAGAGAGCTTTAATAATCACAGCATATCCTTGACAATAAGAAATGTTCTAGGTATATTTGATCTGTGACAGACCTGGTTCAAAACACAACTGTCAAATAATTCAAAGACTTGAATGGCTCTTTTGGAAAGTCCATTGCCTACATGAAGTGATACAATAATTGATATTCAATGTAAAGCTGACAACGAAAACATTAAGAAGATGACCCAAACAGCAACTATCACTTAAAATATACAGCTACATTTCTTGACTGACATGGCAGGCCTGTTCTAAATCTACACTGTGTTTAAAACCGTCTCGTGTGGCACACATTGACATTTGGTCAGCtattataaaacattacattgaGCTGTTACAAAATATTACACTGAGATAAATCTGAGGCTGGCAAAGAGAGCGTGcctgagagaaagagatgagagatgaACCCAAGTATTTGTACAATTAATCCTACGCGACTCTGAGAAAAGGAGCTGGCTGTCTGTCTTTTAGCTGAATAGAATAGGAATGGATGGTTAGTTAATTAAATGTCATCTCTTTCTGACCCACTTACAGTCTTATGGTAATACATTGTAATGGAAAAAGTGTCTCAACTCACCCCGATCTACCCTACCTAGTTCTATCTACACACTGACGGTTTGATGAGCACAAATCATCAGACATCCCAGAACCAAAGAACCCTGCTGGACCAACACGTCATGTCTAGTAAGAGAGTTCTGAGTGATCTGAGAAACGCAATTTCAGCAACACCTAATAGAAATACCGTTGGAAAGTCCTCGTGATAGTTGATCAGGCTCTGGTCATGGAACACCCAATTACTCAACctctccaattactcaagcaaataCCTAAATTACCTTTCAAAAACAGATTAAACAACAAGTCATGAggggacacagacacactcttaacacagtttttcttattttgttgtcttgtttgtatatcgttgtattttaaatttgtgtgactgttcttgtctatcagtgtatcagtgttttgttacttctcatgttttgtgttttttgtggactccaggaagaatagctgcagCTTCTGCAAAAAGCTagtggggatccaaataaacaaacacaTAAAGAAACATTACCAACATAAAGTGCCCTAAAATAATTCAACTGTAGCTTGAACACACAGGTTGTGATTATCGTGACATTGGATCTTTCTGTACCACATAGCCTGACTCGACAGAAGAGAGCAGTCCCGAGAGGCACATCCTGATGTCAAAACTAAATAAAGTTTTTTCAGATTTAGATTGAATCAGATGGAGTGTCATGTCTTTCTGTTGTCAGCTTTCAGTTTTACTGATGATGTTCAAGATACATGCCACATCTTACTAAAGCTCTCAGTCAGAGGTcttggacagagggatagagggagcttGATGTTTATTGTG
This window encodes:
- the LOC121573456 gene encoding protein FAM163B; protein product: MTAGTVVITGGILATVILLCIIAVLCYCRLQYYCCKKEELESEEEEPDFAVTSRLPPVHSNHNIVAAAVAASTPNGPTLFTPPSARKLTRSQTFCPSCTHHELPFYLQHPDGHRNGGDRISYRSIQQHDLELPLEMPNYHKLNLTRSVTMRDMFNRSCSISTDV